The Pantoea sp. Aalb DNA window GATTATTCATTTTATAAAAAAAAATTTTAACAACAAATCGATGGTTACTCTTGATATTAAAGTAGATAAATATTAGTAACAATCATAATTTACATTTAATATCTGACTAATAATAACTATATCTATAATTTAAAATCAAATAAATACGATATCTATACATTAATATATTTTAACATTGTTTTTATATGATAAATCATAATATTTCAATAATTTAATTTAATTTAATTAATGGATACTATTTTGATATATTTTATTAGTGTGTTATTACTCAATAATATCTTTAAAAAAAAATTATTAAATACTATATATACCAAATATTTTTTATGTTGTATGCTGTATGCTGTATGCTGTATAATGATTTAATATTTTATAATTACTAACTCATAAAATAAAATTTATATAAGTTATTAAACGAAATTAATAAATTTTTATTTATCTATACTTATAATAAATAACTATAATAATTTTATACAAAATCTTTAAGTTAATTAACTACTATATTCAAGCATAGCTTATTTATAGAATAATAATATGAGGAAAAATAAATTAAAAATACATATAAATGTGATAATTAATATAGTATTATTTATAATTTGATATTAAAATAATATATATAACTCTTATTGAAAAATAAGTAATATATATATATTGTTTCTTATTTATTTTAAATGATAAACTCGTGAAAGACGATGTACAGCTTCAATAAAATCATTAATATTTTCAGGTGAAATATCATTATGAATACCATGGCCAAGATTAAATATATGGCCATTATTTGATCCAAATTTTTTTAAAATATTAGCAACTTCTTGTTCAATACGATCTGAATTTGCGTATAACATAGAGGGATCCATATTACCTTGTAAAGCTACTTTATTTCCAACCCGCAATCGTGCATCTTTAATATCTATAGTCCAATCTAAGCTAAGTGCATCACAGCCAGTATTTGCCATTTTTTCTAGCCACTGACTACCTCCTTTAGTAAATAGTGTAACTGGTACGCGAATTCCTTCATTCTCATATAAAAGATTATCAACGATTTTATGCATATAATATAGTGAAAATTCAAGATAATCATCTGAAGTTAATATACCACCCCAAGTATCAAATATCATAATTGATTGAGCACCAGCTTTTATTTGAGCATTTAAATATAAAATCACACTTTCGGCTAACTTATCTAATAATAAATGTAGAATCTGTGGTTCATTGTACATCATTTTTTTGATTTTTTTAAATGATTTACTACTACCGCCTTCCACCATATAAGTTGCTAATGTCCATGGGCTACCAGAAAATCCAATTAAAGGTACTTTTCCTTTAAGATTATAACGTACAGTACGAACTACATTCATTACATAATTAAGTTCATGTTCAGGATCTGGTATGAATAACTTTTTTACATCAGCACGACAGTTAATAGGATTGGAAAATTTTGGTCCTTCATCAGTCGTAAAGTATAATCCTAAGCCCATAGCATCTGGAATAGTTAATATATCACTAAAAATAATAGCTGCATCTAATTCATAACGACGTAGGGGTTGTAATGTCACTTCACAGGCTAACTCAGCATTTTTACATAACGACATAAATCCACCTGCTGCATTACGAATGGCTTTATACTCTGGTAAATAACGACCAGCCTGACGCATCATCCATACTGGGGTAATATCTACTGGTTTTTTTAATAAAGCACGTAAATAACGATCATTTTTCAATTGAATCATATAAGGCTATCTCAATTAATTTCAATAAAGATAAATACTTATTTTTTCCTAACAATTAAACTATACTATTAAATATATAAGTTTTAACTTAAACTTTAAGTATAGAAAATTTTTATATAAAGTATCTAGCAGTAAATTAAATTTGCTTTTTATTTTATCTTCCTATGAATTAATGATGTAGTTATTTTTTTAATTACGGCTGATATTATATTAATTAGTAACTATACTTAAATGTAATATTACTTATTATTATTTTAAGTATTTAATTACTCTGTAAAACTCTAGTGGTTTACATCTGGAGCCTCATATGCTTAAGCTGTTAAGCAACTTACTAAATCGTGTATGTGGCGTTAATAAAAAAGTAGTGAGTATATTATTACTTACTCGTCGACAACTACTTGTAAAGTATTATAGATTAATAGGTATAAAACCTAATAAAAACCTTCTTACAATATTAGATGAAACAGCATTAGATATTTTTTGTTATAGTTTAATCGATTATCTTTTTATTAGTCATTTTTGTGTTTATGAAAAAATATTTAGTGAAATGCAGAATTATGTACCACGAATTACTTCTATTAATAATATTTATTGTTTAATAGAAAATAATACTAAAGATTTAATGCAATTATACGATAATTATTTACAGAAACCAATTAATGAAAATAATTATACATCATTTCAGAGATCATTATCTAAAACTGGAGAATTATTAGAATCGCGATTTACTTTAGAAGATCAGTTAATTAAACTTGTTCTAAATAAATATTTTTCTTGTCATCATAAAGTGAATTATAAAAGTAAAACTATTTCTCCATAATAAATAAGATTATAATAATTTATTTATAACGTAATTTTTTATATATTTAATAGACTTTTTTTATATTATTAAACTTTTAATTTAATGTTCAAAGCAAATATTAGAAAGATTCATCTTTTTAAAGATGAATCTTTCTAATATTTGCTTCTAGATAATTATTTTTTAATACTTAGGAAATTTTCTATGTTTACTGAAAAAGTTTCTCCACGCGAAAAATATTTTAGAGCCAAAGAATTTATTGATTCATTGCACGGATCTTATTATCCTAATTCAAAACGTATATGGATCATTGGTAGTCGTGCTGATATTCGTGTTCCTATGCGTGAAATTCAGCTCAACCCTACTTGTATAAGAGATACAAAAAAAAAACAACAATATGAAAAAAATGAATCGATAATAGTATACGACACTGCAGGAGCATATGGAGATCAAGAAGCAATAATTAATATACGTCATGGTTTAATGAAACTACGAACTGACTGGATTATTGAGCGCTGCGACAGTGAAATTGTTCATGCTTTTAATTTTAATAATAATCAAAAGAAAACATTAGATAACAATATAGAACACTTACTATTTGAAAATATTCCACAAATACGATGTGCTAAAACAGGACATCGCGTCACTCAACTTCATTATGCACGTAAAGGTATTATTACACCAGAAATGGAATTTGTTGCTCTCCGTGAAAATATGGGACGAGAACGGATCCATAGTGAGGTATTGCTACAACAACACTCTGGTTATAATTTCGGTAAACAAGAGTTACCAAAAAATATTACAGCAGAATTTGTACGTCAAGAAATAGCAAACGGACGAGCTATTATTCCATCTAATATCAATCATCCTGAATCAGAACCTATGATTATAGGACGTAATTTTTTAATAAAAATAAATGCCAACATTGGCAATTCAGCTATTAGTTCTTCTATTGAAGAGGAAGTCGAAAAACTTATATGGTCAACACGTTGGGGTGCTGACACTGTTATGGATCTTTCTACTGGTCGTTATATTCATGAAACTCGTGAATGGATTTTACGTAATAGTCCTGTTCCTATCGGTACAGTACCAATCTATCAAGCACTAGAAAAGGTAAATGGTGTTATAAAAAATCTTAACTGGGATATTTTTCGCGATACATTATTAGAACAAGCAGAGCAAGGAGTAGATTACTTTACTATTCATGCAGGAATATTATTAGATTATATCCCAATGACTACTAAACGACTCACAGGGATTGTATCACGTGGTGGTTCTATTATGGCTCAATGGTGTATGTACCATCGTAAAGAAAATTTTATATATAAAAATTTTCTTGAAATCTGTAAGATTTGTAGCTCTTATGATGTATCGTTATCTCTCGGTGATGGTTTACGTCCTGGTTCAATTCAAGATGCTAATGATACAGCTCAGTTTGCTGAACTTCATACGCTGGGTAAATTAACAAAAATAGCTTGGAAATATGATGTACAAGTAATGATTGAAGGACCAGGACATGTACCAATGCATATGATTCATCGTAACATGATTGAACAAATAAAATATTGTCATGAAGCACCATTTTATACTCTTGGCCCTTTAACTACTGATATTGCTCCTGGTTATGATCATTTTACTTCTGGTATTGGTGCAGCAATGATTGGATGGTTTGGATGTGCTATGTTATGCTACGTTACTCCTAAAGAACATCTTGGCTTACCAAATAAAGAAGATGTTAAACAAGGACTTATAACGTATAAAATTGCTGCTCATGCAGCTGATTTAGCTAAAGGTCATCCAGGTGCACAAATTAGAGATAACGCAATATCAAAAGCACGATTTGAGTTCCGTTGGGAAGATCAATTTAACTTAGCACTTGATCCAAATACTGCACGTACTTATCATGATGAAACATTACCACAAAAATCAAATAAAGTAGCTACATTTTGTTCAATGTGTGGTCCTAAGTTTTGCTCGATGAAAATTACACGGGAAGTACGTAAATTTTTTTATCGTCAAGAAAAGAAAACTAAGACTATTAAAAAAATAGATAAATCAGATAAATAGTAAACATTAAAAATATTATTTAAATACAATAATAGTAATTTGTATACTAACAATATTTATAATCGGATTGAAGAACAAATTAAATTTAAGGAGTAAATATGATGGATGATTTTCCAAGGACAATAGATAAATTAGGCTTATATCCAATTGTCGATAGTTTAGAATGGATGATACGTTTACTTGATCTAGGAGTATGCACTATACAATTACGTATCAAAAATCGTCAAGATAATGAAATTGAAAATATAGTGCACGATGCTATCGTTTTAGGTAAACAATATTGTGCTCGTTTGTTCATTAATGATTATTGGCATTTAGCCATACAATATAATGCTTATGGTATACATCTTGGACAACAAGATTTAGATCTTGCTAATCTAATTGAAATTCAACAAGCAGGCTTACGTTTAGGTATATCAACACATAATAAAATTGAATTAAATCGTGCAATAGCACTAAGACCTTCCTATATTTCAATAGGGCATATTTTTCCTACAATAACTAAAAATATGCCCTTAAAACCACAAGGTATAATTGGATTAAAACATCATTTGGTACTTTTAAAAAATTATAATATACCGACTGTTGCTATTGGCGGTATTTCATTATCTTGCGTGCCAGAAATATTAGCAACTGGAGTAGGTGGTATTGCTTTAGTAAGTGCTATTATCCAATCAACAGATTGGCGTAATACAACACTTACGTTATTAAAAATGATAGAAAAAAAAGATTATTAATATAAGTTTAATAATAAATAGATTTAAAACTTGAATATGATTCAATCAAGTATGATTCAATCAAGTAAGAATTAAATAAACTTCTACTAAATTTTTAAAATATGCTTGATATATTACGTATTTGAACTATTAATTATTAACATCAATTATTTATCATTAACCATTTTTTATCTTATTTATCATTATCTACCAAGCATGTAATTATATTAAATAAAAAAATTTAAAATAAAATTTATTATTTTTTTATCAAAAAATTTTATAGGAAATATTTTACTAATTCTCATTTGTATATTATATACAATATATTTTGCTTTAGTTTACACTACTCGTCATAATTACTACGTTTTAAACTAGAGTTTAACAACTCAGCTAAGTTTGCAGAGGCTTCATCTGCAGTGAGATGTGAATAGGCATAAGTATTTGTTTCATTTAAATGACGACGGTGCATACGATCTTGATGATAAGCATAACCAGTACCAGACGGAATCAAACGACCTACAATTACGTTTTCTTTAAGTCCGCGAAGTTCATCTCGTTTGCCTGCTACTGCAGCCTCAGTTAATACACGTGTAGTCTCTTGAAATGATGCTGCGGAAATAAATGATTCAGTTGCTAAAGAAGCTTTTGTAATACCCAATAGCTCACGTATATAAGTTGCCTCTACTTTACCATTAGCTTTTAAATCACGATTAGATATATTTATTCGAGAAATTTCTACTTGTTCTCCTTCTAAAAAAAGAGAATTACCTGATTTTACTATAGTTACTTTACGTAACATCTGGCGAACTATTACTTCGATATGCTTATCATTGATTTTAACTCCTTGTAAGCGATATACTTCTTGTACTTCATTAGTAATATATCGAGTTACTGCATGAATACCACGTAAACGGAGAATATCATGTGGAGACTCAGGACCATCAGAAATAACATCACCACGTTCTACACGTTCTCCTTCAAATACGTTTAATTGACGCCATTTAGGAATCATTTCTTCATATACTTCATTACCATCAACTGGAGTAATTATCAAACGACGCTTACCTTTCGTTTCTTTTCCAAAAGATATAATTCCACTAATTTCGGCTAAAATAGCTGGTTCTTTTGGACGTCTTGCTTCGAATAAATCAGCGACTCTTGGTAAACCACCTGTAATATCTTTGGTACCACCAGATTCTTGTGGTACACGTGCTAAAGTATCTCCAGAGCTAATTTTTACTCCATCTTCTAACTGTACAATTGCTTTTCCTGGTAAAAAGTATTGGGCAGGCATATCAGTTCCTGGAATCAGAACATCATTATAGTGAGCATCTACAATTTTCAATGCAGGTCTTAAATCTTTACCACCAGAAGTACGTTCTGAGGAATCTAAAATAACTAGAGATGATAATCCAGTTAAATCATCAGTTTGACGAATAATAGTTTGACCATCTATAATATCAACGAAACGAATAAAACCACTAACTTCAGTAATTACTGGCATAGTAT harbors:
- the hemE gene encoding uroporphyrinogen decarboxylase, whose amino-acid sequence is MIQLKNDRYLRALLKKPVDITPVWMMRQAGRYLPEYKAIRNAAGGFMSLCKNAELACEVTLQPLRRYELDAAIIFSDILTIPDAMGLGLYFTTDEGPKFSNPINCRADVKKLFIPDPEHELNYVMNVVRTVRYNLKGKVPLIGFSGSPWTLATYMVEGGSSKSFKKIKKMMYNEPQILHLLLDKLAESVILYLNAQIKAGAQSIMIFDTWGGILTSDDYLEFSLYYMHKIVDNLLYENEGIRVPVTLFTKGGSQWLEKMANTGCDALSLDWTIDIKDARLRVGNKVALQGNMDPSMLYANSDRIEQEVANILKKFGSNNGHIFNLGHGIHNDISPENINDFIEAVHRLSRVYHLK
- a CDS encoding Rsd/AlgQ family anti-sigma factor; the encoded protein is MLKLLSNLLNRVCGVNKKVVSILLLTRRQLLVKYYRLIGIKPNKNLLTILDETALDIFCYSLIDYLFISHFCVYEKIFSEMQNYVPRITSINNIYCLIENNTKDLMQLYDNYLQKPINENNYTSFQRSLSKTGELLESRFTLEDQLIKLVLNKYFSCHHKVNYKSKTISP
- the thiC gene encoding phosphomethylpyrimidine synthase ThiC, whose translation is MFTEKVSPREKYFRAKEFIDSLHGSYYPNSKRIWIIGSRADIRVPMREIQLNPTCIRDTKKKQQYEKNESIIVYDTAGAYGDQEAIINIRHGLMKLRTDWIIERCDSEIVHAFNFNNNQKKTLDNNIEHLLFENIPQIRCAKTGHRVTQLHYARKGIITPEMEFVALRENMGRERIHSEVLLQQHSGYNFGKQELPKNITAEFVRQEIANGRAIIPSNINHPESEPMIIGRNFLIKINANIGNSAISSSIEEEVEKLIWSTRWGADTVMDLSTGRYIHETREWILRNSPVPIGTVPIYQALEKVNGVIKNLNWDIFRDTLLEQAEQGVDYFTIHAGILLDYIPMTTKRLTGIVSRGGSIMAQWCMYHRKENFIYKNFLEICKICSSYDVSLSLGDGLRPGSIQDANDTAQFAELHTLGKLTKIAWKYDVQVMIEGPGHVPMHMIHRNMIEQIKYCHEAPFYTLGPLTTDIAPGYDHFTSGIGAAMIGWFGCAMLCYVTPKEHLGLPNKEDVKQGLITYKIAAHAADLAKGHPGAQIRDNAISKARFEFRWEDQFNLALDPNTARTYHDETLPQKSNKVATFCSMCGPKFCSMKITREVRKFFYRQEKKTKTIKKIDKSDK
- the thiE gene encoding thiamine phosphate synthase yields the protein MMDDFPRTIDKLGLYPIVDSLEWMIRLLDLGVCTIQLRIKNRQDNEIENIVHDAIVLGKQYCARLFINDYWHLAIQYNAYGIHLGQQDLDLANLIEIQQAGLRLGISTHNKIELNRAIALRPSYISIGHIFPTITKNMPLKPQGIIGLKHHLVLLKNYNIPTVAIGGISLSCVPEILATGVGGIALVSAIIQSTDWRNTTLTLLKMIEKKDY